TGAGGCTAGTCTGATTCGTTTACTTAACGCCATTGCATGGAAATTACACGACGCGCGTGAGGAGCAACGCCAAAGCCGCCCTGGTAGTAGCCGAGCTTCACTCCCTGGTGGTAGTAGTGTCTCTGGTCGTTCTCAGTCAGGCACAAGCACGTCATCACCAAATGCTCGCAGTCGCGCGCGGGCCTTAACACTTACGACCGAGGGCTCTGATTCCGGCACAGGCGCTGCGACTCTAGAACCTGGTACCTATGTTCAGGGTATGAACGTTCTGGCAGCACCATTTTTATACGCAGCTCGGAGTGAAGCAGAAGCATTCGTGGCGTTCCACTCCTTGTTGACTCGAGAATGCCCGGGGTATATTCGCGGTGCCATGGACGGCGTTCATCGTGGCCTTGCACTGGTTGATAAGGTCCTTGCTATTGTTGATCCCAAGCTAAGCATGTACCTTACTGCTAAGGGCCTTTCGGCTGAGATCTACGCTTTCCCTTCAGTTCTGACGCTATGTGCATGTACACCACCGCTTCCCGAGGTCCTACGACTTTGGGACTTCTTGTTCGCCTATGGTCCTCATCTCAATATCGTCTGCATCGTCGCGCAGCTTACAATTATGCGGACTCAAATTCTTCAGTCACCCAGGTAAGGATTATGCGAAAGGTTGACTCCAATAATTACTGATTTCCAAATAGCCCAAATAAGGTCTTAAGATCATTTCCCCAGCTTAACGCTGATCTCGTCAAATCCGTCACAATTGGCATTATCAAGAAGATACCCGACGATGTCTATGCTGAGATCGTTTCTCACGCTCTTTAAGCATGGCACAATCTTAGGGTTTCTGGATTGACTTACAAGCGCTGTAGCCACTCAGGGCGATACAAGGGTACAACATAACTGAGCAGGGGTCTGATCGCGAAACTCACTTAAACTGACGTGCATACTGCCAGGCGGATGGAAGGTTTATTTCGAACCACTCGTCCGTTACCCAGCAGCCTATCtaggggaggcaagaaaactcaggaccttgaccctaagcggTGAAAACATGTAGGTAAATGTAAGCAAAGCTGAAGGGACTCTctgctaagtttattttgagACCCTATATTAGGGGTcccatgttttcttgctccctgagggcTACGAAGATGTTCCAGGGTCTTGCAACAAACACACTAATTCTAGCCGATGCTGCCAAACCCAAAAATAGTTTTTGGTTTATGCTTTTTATGATTATTGCAACGCGGTATGATGGAACGATGCATGGTATTCTAATGATGCTCGGTATAGGCTTGAGCAGGTTTCAACGGGTACTAGAGAGTTCCGACAGGGACGAATGCTCTaggatgaatgaatgaatataCGATTAGTTATCTATTGTCTATTTACACGTGCCTCGTATCATATCGTGAACGTACTGCGTCGTCCACACATGCTTGTTGGGTCATATTCAATCCGTTCATCAATAAAGCTCAGTACCGGCTTACATGCATGTGCTTTTCGTGACGGCACTCAAATTTctagcttcatcaagacgaTCCGAGTGTATAGTTTTTTTTGTCTATTATCACTCATGTATGCCTGCAAGTTTGTGAGGTTTTCGTATCATGGACGAACAACACGTCTTAGCAAGGTTATTAAGTTGTTTCATCCAATTCTCAGGTGCAATACCCCTCGTATAGGTAGTGGCATTGAACTCACGTCACTACCCAAGGTACTTCATTGAAGTATTGCCACAGGGGACGCGCTGTGATCAACTCTAGTAGAGCATGCAACTAACCATAGTAGGACCAAAACGGCGTGGCCCAAGTAGAGTAAGACTTGACAGAATCAGCCAAATACTTGACACGCTTCCAGGGGGGCAGATAAACTTGTTAGCCCGTTCTTGGGTTGGTCATTGAAGGCACATCCAGCACCACCTAATTATCTAATATGAAGGGCATCCAGCTTCTGCTCGGTGGAAGGCGTTGGCAAAGAAGGTCTGCATGGCCGAGTAGTGGAAGAGGATACCTCCGAGAACTGCGGCGTGCCAGAGGTTATGGCTTCCACCAACATAGTCAAAGCAGCCAGGAAACCACCTTTCGGGGATCTTACTGGCGTAGACAATGGCACCCGTAAAGTACACGAGCATCGACTTGGAAATTGGCGAGTAGAAATTGTACACAAAGTCAAGTCCGTGAGTCCAGCCAAGCTGAACCATAGGCATAAACCCGGTTAAGGCAAGGCCAACAAAGAAAGCGACTCGCGCCCATGC
This genomic interval from Fusarium verticillioides 7600 chromosome 1, whole genome shotgun sequence contains the following:
- a CDS encoding cell cycle arrest protein BUB2 — encoded protein: MEPPSNSNSIFKSAIPSLPAPATTQLQAPPSPRTHRALRRLQSAHTLGARAREQGTPSLISQQRHRDTQRNASPTRPSQAPPATSGTPSFSQNINRSPQRGRANSDATPPLIHQMNVVTASKRAGSKKPVFSHGHLPLHQIIREGPTDGDFLGALESARWKVIDEGVKSAEDGMSTLRIYVWLVLLDAPILSTDDYLALIHRGASPAYSKIRNDTFRTLTTDPLFRRRVSEASLIRLLNAIAWKLHDAREEQRQSRPGSSRASLPGGSSVSGRSQSGTSTSSPNARSRARALTLTTEGSDSGTGAATLEPGTYVQGMNVLAAPFLYAARSEAEAFVAFHSLLTRECPGYIRGAMDGVHRGLALVDKVLAIVDPKLSMYLTAKGLSAEIYAFPSVLTLCACTPPLPEVLRLWDFLFAYGPHLNIVCIVAQLTIMRTQILQSPSPNKVLRSFPQLNADLVKSVTIGIIKKIPDDVYAEIVSHAL